The region GCCGCGCTCGCCGCTTGCGGTTCGACTCGTTCAACACCGTCTCGGAATTTCGGGCCGTGCAGTTTGCTGACGTACCAAATGCCGCATTGAAGCGCATAACTGGTGTACGAAGAACAAACTTTTCCATAGTAGCATTCAGCGTTCTTCACCTTGCCGTACAAGTTCTCGCTGTAGAGAACACTCTTCGGATTTTCGACGGCGGCAAGAAACGTTTTCAAGTAGATGTCAAACCCGATGTAGCGACCGACATGTTTGACACTTGAGTATGGAACACCGGTGTACTGTTCTCCCGCGGTGAAGTAGCCGCCGCGTCTTGGCATGGTATTGGCCACGGGCGTCCATTGAACCTGTGACATGATACGAGCGTATTCGATTGACTTCTGCTGCCATTGGTTCGCTACGACAACTGTCGGCTCTTCCGCCCTGCATGAAAGGCGACCACCGGAACCGAGGAATAAAACGACAGCGACAAAGATCAATGTACCAGCGTATTTCATGACGGTATCACCCCTACGTAGACACGCCCGTCACCGAAACCTCAAACTGCAACGAACGCGAAACCTGTTCCGCAAAGTCTCAGAGTTTAATCTCTGCGGTGGGCTTGATGCCAACGTCCGGCAATCCGTTCCACGATTGCCTCCATCGAAGAAACGTCGCCGCAGTCGATGGCAGTGATTTCAGTGAAAGAACGAAACCAGGTTTCCTGCCGCTTGGCAAGCTGACGTGTGTGTGTGGCAACGTCTTCAATCAAGTGCCGATGTTGATCAAGTGATGTGTTGTTATCAAATCCATTCGCGTCGGCACGCAGGTTCTCCTGTCGCCCGTTAGCGTTCAACAGCCACTCGATGATTTCACGATAACCGACTGCCTGTGAAGCGGTTCGCGAAAGCGTCTGGTATCGCTTCAGCAAGCCTTTGACTTCATCGATCAGCCCAGTACGGAACATCACTTCGACTCGTTCGTTAATTCGTTCGTGTAGATGTGATCGCGGGTGCATGAGCGCGAACACATGACACTTTTCGGCGTCCGTCTGACGATCAAATTGAATCTGGCGATGACTGAGCGGAAACCCGGTCGCTTTGGAAACCTCGAGGGCTCGGATCATTCGGCGGATGTCATTGGGACCGATCTTGGATGCCGAAATTGGATCGACTTGACGCAACCGCTGTCTTAAAGGCTCGACACCAAACTTTTCGACGTCCGCTTCGACCGACCGACGAAAGTCCCAATCCGGAGGCGGCCCAGGATCAAATCCTCGCAAGATCGCTTTGAGAAACATCGGCGTCCCACCGACAAAGATCGGCACTCGGGAACGATCAAGGATCTCGTCGACGCACCGATGCGCCGCGTGCAGGTATCGAGCAACACTGAAGTCTTCGTCTGGATCGGCCAAATCCAGCAAGTGATGGGGAACTCGGTCGCGCTCCGCCCGCGTCGGTTTCGCCGTGCCAATGTCCATGTCTCGATAGACGGCAATCGAATCGAGTGACAAAATTTCGCCATCCAGTCGCTCGGCGAGTTGGATGCCGAGTTGACTTTTGCCGGAAGCCGTCGCGCCGGTCATGACCATCGCCTTGTCGATCAGCGGCGGGAAGGTCTGAATTTGGTCTGGAGAAGGGTCAGTCGGTCGGGGCATGCTGAACAAGTTTTCGACGAAAGCGCGATCGGAACGGATGAGACTATTGTTCCGATCGGGTAAAGTGTAGGCGATGACGGCGCAAACGGTAAACGCGTGGTAGAATCGAATGCCATGGGGATGACATATTTCAAGCGATACCGAATGGAGTTCGACCTGCGCAACTTGCGTTTAGGTGACCCCGTACTCCCAGCGGACTATGAACTGCTGCCGTTTGCGAGCGATCAGCTTCGTGAGCACGCGATCGCGAAGTACAACAGCTTCCGCTTCGAACTCGATGCCGACGTTTTCCCTTGCCTGGCTCGACGAGACGGATGCCTCAAATTGATGCGGGATATCACTAACCGCAGTGACTTCGTCCCCGGAGCGACTTGGTTGATCCGGCATCTGGAACAAGACCCGACAACGGGATCGATTTGCAAGCTCCCCGTCGGAACGATCCAGGGGCTTGCATGCGATGGGTGGGGATCGATCCAGAACCTCGGCGTATCCCCCGAGCACCGCTCGCGTGGACTGGGAACCATCTTGCTGGCCAAAGCCGCCGCGGGTTTTGCGGCCGCAGGACTAGAACGAATGCATCTCGAAGTCACAACCGAAAACACCGGTGCCGTTCGACTTTATGAACGCATGGGTTTTCGCAAGTCTCGGATTGTCTACAAAGCAGCCGAAGTCGCCGGCGCCCGCGGCTAAAACGCTCTTTTCTTTGGCACATAAAATGCACTTCATCGCCGAATCACGCGGCGGGACGTTCGTCGCACGCAGGCGCCCACGCCTGTAGCAAGATTACGACCGTGTCGGCTCGAAGAATTAGTGCGATGGATATTCCAGCAATTGGCGTTGAGGAAGAGTACCAACTAGTCGATCCCGTTCACGGCGCGATGCGCGCCGACTGCAAGCGAGTGATGAGTCGCTTGAAGGATGACGTTGATGCGGAAATCCAGCATGAGCTGCACTTAACCCAGATCGAAATGGCTTCACCGGTTTGTGCGACGCTCAATGACGCGAAGCGGTCGCTGATCGAGACGCGACGTGCGTTGCAAGAGGCCGCCGCAGAGGCGGGATCGGCACTTTCTGCGGCAGGTACCAACCCGCTACCTTTGCCACATGCCGACGATATCACACCAAGCGAACGCTACAACCGCATGACGCGTCGCTACCAACAACTCGCTCGTGACTTGTTCATTTTCGGTTGCCACGTCCACGTCTCAATGCCGGACAAAGTACTCGGTGTGGAAGTGATGAATCGTGCCCGACGATGGCTGCCGACATTGTTGGCAGTCTCGGCAAACAGTCCTTTTTGGGATGGACACGATACGGGTTACGCAAGTTACCGACGTGAACTTTGGGCACAATGGCCGATGGCAGGCCCGCCTCCACATTTCGTCGATTTCGCAGACTACAACAGGAAGGTTTCCGACCTGATCGAAATTGGCGCGATTGCTGACGAAAGCTTTATTTACTGGGATATCCGGCTTCCAGAAAAAATCCCGACCATTGAATTCCGTGTCGCTGATGTGATGCTGTCGATCGACGATGTTGTCGCGTACGTGGGCTTGATCCGTGGGATTGTAATGCAATCACAAGCCGACATCCGGGACGGGGTGAAGCAGGCGCCGATCTCGACTCAATTGCTACGTTACACCTTGTGGCACGCCGCCCGCTACGGGATGGATCAAGATCTGATTGACCCGATTGACAAGAGATCTCGACCGGCGGTCGAAGCCGTCGAGAAGCTAGTCTCATGGTGTCGTCCGTCGTTACAATCATCCGGCGATGAAGCGCAGGTTGATTCGTTCGTCGAACGATTGGCCAATCGTGGAAATGGCGCCTCGATGCAACGTCTGTGGGCAGGCAAGTCACTCGACTTCAATTCAGCGGTTCGATGCTGTGTCGAAGAAACGTCAAGTGGGCTATCGCTGGCAAACTGCTAATGTTTCGTTCCAATTCAATTTTAAGATCAGCCGCATCGCGTAAGCGCCAGTTTCGCTGCAATTAGCCGCAGCGAACACCCATCGGCTGACGAGTTTGGACCGTATTTTCAAATGGAACGAAGCACTAGGTTCGAGGGTCAACCGTGGTCGTTCCTTCACAGTCTTGATCGCGTTCCACTCACCGCTTCAAAGCACTTCTTGCGCTATTGCCTCCCGGTAGCATTTTTTTGTTCATGATCGCATGAACCCCCTCGATCGTCCCGTGCGGTGCCAACCAAGTTGCTATGATGACTTGTCTCACCGACTAGCTTGACGACCGAGTGATATCGCATGTGAGCCTGGCTTGCTTCGCGCTGACCATTTTTGCAGTGCGTGGCAACTCGGAACATGTCCTTCTTTGGTTGCCTGGCTATGCCCGATAGCTGACAGACTTTGACTGCAGGGTCGCGTCAACTCGGAGCCAGTCGGATCCACTTCTACAACTGCTATACCAGGGCTTCGTTCCAATTAACCATTCGGATGTGATGCATCCACTGACGGGCGTTTGCCCGGATTTTTGCGGCTCAGCGATCATTGATATCGTCCGACTAAGCCTCAAATCGAACTGGAACCATGCGCAGGATCGTGTTTTAGAATCGGATCTTTGACGGCGCCTTCGACGCATCCCGATCGTGAGAGTTGCCAGGATATCGGACAAGTCATTCCGCCCTCATCTTGGTGCTTGTGATGCTTAAGAACAACGAACGTGTGTCGGACTCCGGATCAGCAATCGCGATTGACTTTGAAACAGTTCGGAAACAGCTCCGCCGGTTGTCTGACAAAGGCCTCTATCTCGACGCGTTCGAGTATGCAAAGTCGATTCTCGGCGAAGACCTTTATCAATGGCCCGACTGTCAGGGCGGATTGATCGCGTTGAAGATGGCTGACCGATTGGGTGGTTCTCAGCTATCCGACGTACTGACTTATCGAATGGGTCGTCAATTTCCCGATGATCCCGAAGTCAGGTTTCTGCGAACGATGCAAAAGCTCTCGCGACAACCACTGGCTAGGGTTTGGCTACAGATTCGTGACCAAAACTTAGACACCGATGATCCCGAACTGGTTTCAAACTGGTGTGTCGTCAAAGGTCTGATCCTGTGCGGAATGAGGGACTTTGATCGTGGCTTCGAATGGCTTGAAACCGGTCGCGAGCTCGTTCCCGATGATCCACGTCCGTTGCTGCGAATCGCGACATCTTATCTGTGCAGCGACCAGATGACGCGAGCTATCGAGACGTGCCGGACGGCGTTGGAACTGCTTCCCGGTTTTCCGCCGACAATCCAAACTCTTTCGCACCTGTTGTTGCAAGACAACCAGATCGACGAGGCATTTGATTTGCTTTACCGATCGATCGAATCCAACCAGTCGGGCAGTTGCCGACTGCAGTTGGCGACGATGGAAATCCAGAACCGCCAGTACAAAAAAGCGAGCGAGTTAGTAGAGAACATCGAAGAGTTCTTTCCGCTTGCCGATCCGTTGCGTGATGGCCGTGCAAAACGGGACAGCGTTCGATCGACAATTGCTAAGATCCGCTCCGAACTCGCTTGCCATGCCGGCGATCTTGAAACTTCGATTTGCTTGGCCCATAAAGCAAACAACCCTTTTCATGACACCTTGGCGAAGAATCTTGAAAACCATGGAAAACAAGGCAAACGGGTTCGTCTGAAGGTCCCCTTCGTCCGCCAGAACGATGTGACGTGCGCGCCGGCTACGCTGGCGATGCTATCAGCGTACTGGGGACTGGAAGTGGATCATGACTCCGTGGTGGATGAAATCTGCTACGACGGAACGGCTCCTGTCAAACAACGCGTGTGGGCTGAATCCCAAGGGTTGATCGCGCGCGAGTTCCGTATGACCGAATCATCGGCACAGGCTTTGATCGACGCGAAAATTCCCTTCGGGATTTCAACGGTTGATCCCGGTGGCG is a window of Roseiconus lacunae DNA encoding:
- the miaA gene encoding tRNA (adenosine(37)-N6)-dimethylallyltransferase MiaA; amino-acid sequence: MPRPTDPSPDQIQTFPPLIDKAMVMTGATASGKSQLGIQLAERLDGEILSLDSIAVYRDMDIGTAKPTRAERDRVPHHLLDLADPDEDFSVARYLHAAHRCVDEILDRSRVPIFVGGTPMFLKAILRGFDPGPPPDWDFRRSVEADVEKFGVEPLRQRLRQVDPISASKIGPNDIRRMIRALEVSKATGFPLSHRQIQFDRQTDAEKCHVFALMHPRSHLHERINERVEVMFRTGLIDEVKGLLKRYQTLSRTASQAVGYREIIEWLLNANGRQENLRADANGFDNNTSLDQHRHLIEDVATHTRQLAKRQETWFRSFTEITAIDCGDVSSMEAIVERIAGRWHQAHRRD
- a CDS encoding carboxylate-amine ligase gives rise to the protein MDIPAIGVEEEYQLVDPVHGAMRADCKRVMSRLKDDVDAEIQHELHLTQIEMASPVCATLNDAKRSLIETRRALQEAAAEAGSALSAAGTNPLPLPHADDITPSERYNRMTRRYQQLARDLFIFGCHVHVSMPDKVLGVEVMNRARRWLPTLLAVSANSPFWDGHDTGYASYRRELWAQWPMAGPPPHFVDFADYNRKVSDLIEIGAIADESFIYWDIRLPEKIPTIEFRVADVMLSIDDVVAYVGLIRGIVMQSQADIRDGVKQAPISTQLLRYTLWHAARYGMDQDLIDPIDKRSRPAVEAVEKLVSWCRPSLQSSGDEAQVDSFVERLANRGNGASMQRLWAGKSLDFNSAVRCCVEETSSGLSLANC
- a CDS encoding GNAT family N-acetyltransferase, which codes for MTYFKRYRMEFDLRNLRLGDPVLPADYELLPFASDQLREHAIAKYNSFRFELDADVFPCLARRDGCLKLMRDITNRSDFVPGATWLIRHLEQDPTTGSICKLPVGTIQGLACDGWGSIQNLGVSPEHRSRGLGTILLAKAAAGFAAAGLERMHLEVTTENTGAVRLYERMGFRKSRIVYKAAEVAGARG